In Halosegnis marinus, one genomic interval encodes:
- a CDS encoding DUF7282 domain-containing protein, translated as MRTVHAAAVLLAAAVALAAVPLPAAAHVNHVAADAQVTPDGVVVVETAFVASDGFLAVQRDDDGEPGAVLGHTRLRAGEGFRTEVRVPVDDAAWADWNGSATVHLVLRDDRDGDGEFDPEEDGVVTSFGRPAAATVSLARGDRAAVSARDFTPLRAANGSVTVRYAALPADGHLVVENGTDGATLGSVALDAGDHRNVSVPLGDAATGDETFPVRAVLYRDDGDGTFDGDDTPALAGDSPVATTFSVTPEAANATATPPLVVTATPFDDGTATPTASPSPTEPPTATPGQPGFGALAAVAALALVLVARRP; from the coding sequence ATGCGAACCGTCCACGCCGCCGCGGTCCTCCTCGCGGCGGCCGTCGCGCTCGCGGCCGTCCCCCTGCCGGCGGCGGCCCACGTCAACCACGTCGCCGCCGACGCCCAGGTCACCCCCGACGGCGTGGTGGTCGTGGAGACGGCGTTCGTCGCGAGCGACGGCTTCCTCGCCGTCCAGCGCGACGACGACGGCGAGCCGGGTGCGGTGCTCGGCCACACGCGCCTGCGGGCCGGCGAGGGGTTCCGGACCGAGGTGCGCGTCCCCGTCGACGACGCGGCGTGGGCGGACTGGAACGGCTCCGCGACGGTCCACCTCGTCCTCCGCGACGACCGCGACGGCGACGGCGAGTTCGACCCCGAGGAGGACGGCGTCGTCACCAGCTTCGGCCGGCCGGCCGCGGCGACCGTGTCCCTCGCGCGCGGCGACCGCGCCGCCGTGAGCGCGCGCGACTTCACGCCCCTCCGGGCCGCGAACGGGAGCGTGACGGTCAGATACGCCGCGCTTCCGGCCGACGGCCACCTCGTCGTCGAGAACGGAACCGACGGCGCGACGCTCGGGTCGGTCGCGCTCGACGCCGGCGACCACCGGAACGTCTCCGTCCCGCTCGGCGACGCGGCGACGGGCGACGAGACGTTCCCCGTCCGGGCGGTCCTGTACCGCGACGACGGCGACGGGACCTTCGACGGCGACGACACGCCCGCCCTCGCCGGCGACTCCCCGGTCGCGACGACGTTCTCGGTGACGCCCGAGGCGGCGAACGCCACCGCCACGCCCCCGCTGGTGGTGACGGCGACGCCGTTCGACGACGGAACGGCGACCCCGACGGCGTCGCCCTCCCCGACCGAGCCGCCGACCGCCACGCCCGGACAGCCCGGCTTCGGCGCCCTCGCCGCCGTGGCCGCACTCGCGCTCGTGCTCGTCGCTCGCCGCCCATGA
- a CDS encoding DUF7350 domain-containing protein — protein MNRRRFLALAGSSALLAGCADTTDPATATPTPTAASDLPDGVYVQPYREGMAMQGTADAGDLRVAFMYTSPHRFWNVNGNEVSLTERSGNVHAMAAVWEPETGRVVPETGLSLEIERDGDLVSQEVIYPMLSQRMGYHYGGNFDLSGGDGTAADGEYTARVSVGGVPDAVALTGAYEGRFRAPATAEIPFVFDEEQRERVRSEEIDAYGQPGAVRPMDMMMPQAVAPPRDALPGTVFGAPNRDDALLATGAVSGEAAARFGADTYLYVSPRTRYNGLELPAMALSATVGGETVELRRTLDPELGFHYGAAVGELSGDIELSTGVPPQVARHEGYERAFLEMPPATVTV, from the coding sequence ATGAACCGCCGTCGCTTCCTCGCGCTCGCCGGGAGCAGCGCCCTGCTCGCGGGCTGTGCGGACACGACGGACCCCGCGACCGCCACCCCGACCCCGACCGCCGCGAGCGACCTCCCCGACGGCGTCTACGTCCAGCCGTACCGCGAGGGGATGGCGATGCAGGGGACCGCCGACGCCGGCGACCTCCGCGTCGCGTTCATGTACACCTCGCCGCACCGCTTCTGGAACGTGAACGGGAACGAGGTGTCGCTCACCGAACGGTCCGGAAACGTCCACGCGATGGCCGCCGTCTGGGAACCGGAGACGGGTCGGGTCGTTCCCGAGACGGGGCTGTCGCTCGAAATCGAGCGCGACGGCGACCTCGTCTCGCAGGAGGTCATCTACCCGATGCTCTCCCAGCGGATGGGCTACCACTACGGCGGCAACTTCGACCTCTCCGGCGGGGACGGGACCGCCGCGGACGGCGAGTACACGGCCCGCGTCTCCGTCGGCGGCGTCCCCGACGCCGTCGCGCTCACGGGCGCCTACGAGGGCCGCTTCCGCGCGCCGGCCACCGCCGAGATACCGTTCGTGTTCGACGAGGAGCAGCGCGAGCGCGTCCGTAGCGAGGAGATAGACGCCTACGGCCAGCCGGGTGCCGTGCGACCGATGGACATGATGATGCCCCAGGCGGTCGCCCCGCCGCGCGACGCGCTCCCGGGCACGGTGTTCGGCGCCCCGAACCGCGACGACGCGCTGCTCGCGACGGGCGCCGTCTCGGGGGAGGCGGCCGCCCGCTTCGGCGCGGACACCTACCTCTACGTCTCGCCGCGCACCCGCTACAACGGCCTCGAACTGCCGGCGATGGCGCTGTCGGCGACCGTCGGCGGGGAGACCGTCGAACTCCGGCGGACCCTCGACCCCGAGCTCGGCTTCCACTACGGGGCCGCGGTCGGCGAGCTCTCGGGCGATATCGAGCTCTCGACAGGGGTGCCGCCGCAGGTCGCGCGCCACGAGGGGTACGAGCGCGCGTTCCTGGAGATGCCGCCCGCGACGGTGACCGTCTGA
- a CDS encoding PQQ-binding-like beta-propeller repeat protein: MRRTLALVALLLLAGCLGGSGTPAGGDDLRLVEEWRAGNSSVAGNHHAVAAGTVDGEAVVAVPIGGRAGADGCELLVLDGDGNERWSEPVPADACTIHAVADPAVADFVGDDAPEVIAASTEREAVAYDALTGEAAFRYALSNYGYTRPVVADATGDGAAELVVTDVDGTIAVVRPDGETVWRRPLDAYSWSAPSVADYDADGAPETLVGLGNGTVVAFDRRGRVAWTAPVEGSVTWSADGDVDDDAAREFLAATTDGVVASIDGRNGTVEWTRPLGRLAAVGPPFDGDGDGVVEVYATNATGTLFALDGRDGTVEWTRTLTNGTQMTPPPAAGDVDGDGNRDLVAVTNDGSVSVVDPADGTVRARYTRDALVYAHATLADTDSDGRKEVYVLYGDGRVVALTAQSSNSSSS; the protein is encoded by the coding sequence ATGCGCCGCACGCTCGCGCTCGTCGCCCTGCTCCTCCTCGCCGGCTGTCTCGGCGGGTCGGGCACGCCCGCCGGGGGCGACGACCTCCGGCTGGTCGAGGAGTGGCGTGCCGGCAACAGCAGCGTGGCCGGGAACCACCACGCCGTCGCGGCCGGCACGGTCGACGGCGAGGCGGTCGTCGCCGTCCCCATCGGGGGTCGCGCGGGCGCGGACGGCTGTGAACTGCTCGTCCTCGACGGCGACGGGAACGAGCGGTGGTCGGAGCCGGTTCCCGCGGACGCCTGTACCATCCACGCCGTCGCGGACCCCGCCGTCGCCGATTTCGTCGGCGACGACGCGCCCGAGGTCATTGCCGCCTCGACGGAACGCGAGGCCGTCGCCTACGACGCGCTCACCGGCGAGGCGGCGTTCCGCTACGCGCTGTCGAACTACGGCTACACCCGGCCCGTCGTCGCGGACGCGACCGGCGACGGCGCGGCCGAACTCGTCGTCACCGACGTGGACGGCACCATCGCCGTCGTGCGCCCGGACGGGGAGACGGTGTGGCGCCGCCCCCTCGACGCCTACTCGTGGTCCGCGCCGAGCGTGGCCGACTACGACGCCGACGGGGCCCCCGAGACGCTCGTCGGCCTCGGCAACGGGACCGTCGTCGCCTTCGACCGCCGCGGCCGGGTCGCCTGGACGGCCCCGGTCGAGGGGAGCGTGACGTGGTCCGCCGACGGCGACGTGGACGACGACGCGGCCCGCGAGTTCCTCGCCGCCACGACGGACGGGGTCGTGGCGAGCATCGACGGCCGGAACGGGACGGTCGAGTGGACGCGCCCGCTCGGTCGGCTGGCGGCCGTCGGGCCGCCGTTCGACGGGGACGGCGACGGGGTCGTGGAGGTGTACGCGACCAACGCGACCGGGACGCTGTTCGCGCTCGACGGGCGCGACGGCACGGTCGAGTGGACGCGGACGCTGACGAACGGGACGCAGATGACGCCCCCGCCCGCCGCCGGCGACGTGGACGGCGACGGGAACCGCGACCTGGTGGCGGTCACGAACGACGGGTCGGTCTCCGTCGTGGACCCGGCCGACGGGACCGTTCGGGCGCGCTACACGCGCGACGCGCTGGTGTACGCCCACGCGACGCTCGCGGACACGGACTCGGACGGCAGGAAGGAGGTGTACGTGCTGTACGGCGACGGTCGCGTGGTGGCCCTAACGGCTCAGAGCTCGAACTCGTCCTCGTCGTAG
- a CDS encoding glutathione S-transferase family protein, whose amino-acid sequence MVNMFVDGEWKTDTYEMNDEDGEFDRSPTSFRDELGTDEFPAVSDRYHLYISRACPWAHGAALVRSLMGLEEQVSMDIVDPYRDEKGWQFTPEKEDCTPDTVNGFDYLGETYLAADSNYTGRVTVPVLWDTESETIVNNESIEVMRTFATAFEGNGVDLYPEDIRDEIDEAVDAVYDPINNGVYRAGFAGTQAAYERAVGELFDALDRWDEVLADQRYMVGDGERLTLADLRLFATLVRFDNVYHTHFKCNQRLIEQYDNLWPYVRDIYTTPGVAKTVNMAHIKEHYYTTHTDINPTGFVAVGPDLDFAAPHDRDALPGEPPAALFPEA is encoded by the coding sequence ATGGTCAACATGTTCGTGGACGGCGAGTGGAAGACGGACACCTACGAGATGAACGACGAGGACGGCGAGTTCGACCGCTCGCCCACGTCGTTCCGCGACGAACTCGGGACCGACGAGTTCCCCGCGGTCTCGGACCGCTACCACCTCTACATCTCGCGGGCGTGTCCGTGGGCGCACGGCGCGGCGCTGGTGCGCTCGCTGATGGGGCTCGAGGAGCAGGTGTCGATGGACATCGTGGACCCGTATCGCGACGAGAAGGGGTGGCAGTTCACGCCGGAGAAGGAGGACTGCACCCCGGACACGGTGAACGGGTTCGACTACCTCGGCGAGACGTATCTGGCGGCCGACTCGAACTACACCGGGCGCGTGACGGTCCCCGTGTTGTGGGACACCGAGTCGGAGACCATCGTCAACAACGAGTCCATCGAGGTGATGCGCACGTTCGCGACGGCGTTCGAGGGGAACGGCGTGGACCTCTACCCCGAGGACATCCGCGACGAGATAGACGAGGCCGTCGACGCCGTCTACGACCCCATCAACAACGGCGTCTACCGCGCCGGCTTCGCGGGCACGCAGGCGGCGTACGAGCGGGCGGTCGGGGAACTGTTCGACGCGCTCGACCGCTGGGACGAGGTGCTCGCGGACCAGCGCTACATGGTCGGCGACGGCGAGCGCCTCACGCTCGCGGACCTGCGGCTGTTCGCCACGCTCGTCCGGTTCGACAACGTCTACCACACCCACTTCAAGTGTAACCAGCGGCTCATCGAGCAGTACGACAACCTCTGGCCGTACGTTCGCGATATCTACACGACGCCGGGCGTGGCGAAGACGGTGAACATGGCCCACATCAAGGAGCACTACTACACCACGCACACGGACATCAACCCCACCGGCTTCGTCGCCGTCGGGCCGGACCTCGACTTCGCGGCCCCGCACGACCGGGACGCCCTACCGGGCGAGCCGCCGGCCGCGCTGTTCCCCGAGGCGTAG
- a CDS encoding 50S ribosomal protein L16, translating to MSDKPASMYRDIDKPSYTRREYITGIPGSKIAQHKMGRTEKDEDEYEVQISLVVEEAVQIRHGSLEASRLSANRRMLKVLGEEGDYKMILRKFPHQVIRENKQATGAGADRVSDGMRQSFGKIVGTAARMGKGERVFTAWCHPEDADTVKDAFRRAYNKITPPCRIKVERGEELLVS from the coding sequence ATGAGCGACAAACCTGCCTCGATGTACCGGGACATCGACAAGCCGTCGTACACCCGGCGGGAGTACATCACGGGTATCCCCGGCTCGAAGATCGCCCAGCACAAGATGGGTCGCACCGAGAAGGACGAGGACGAGTACGAGGTCCAGATAAGCCTCGTCGTCGAGGAGGCCGTCCAGATCCGCCACGGCTCGCTGGAGGCGTCGCGCCTGTCCGCGAACCGCCGGATGCTGAAGGTGCTCGGCGAGGAGGGCGACTACAAGATGATCCTCCGGAAGTTCCCCCACCAGGTCATCCGGGAGAACAAGCAGGCGACCGGCGCGGGCGCCGACCGTGTCTCCGACGGGATGCGCCAGTCGTTCGGCAAGATCGTCGGCACCGCCGCCCGCATGGGCAAGGGCGAGCGCGTCTTCACCGCGTGGTGTCACCCCGAGGACGCCGACACCGTGAAGGACGCCTTCCGCCGCGCGTACAACAAGATCACCCCGCCGTGCCGCATCAAGGTCGAGCGCGGCGAGGAACTGCTCGTCTCCTAG
- a CDS encoding ATP-grasp domain-containing protein, which produces MSETLCLAVATDAETLSRVRGPLAERGIEAEHVPTSERTLSLDADLGDFDVGFVFPSRLMEGGVADALLGVPWVNGREAILRSRNKAGALARLSRAGVPTPDSVLVSNPVGEADLREAWTRFDPPVVVKPNSTTRGTGIAKAADLDSFLGIADYLDLVHDYRATGDRSYLVQEYLPDARDYRAMTVEGEYVGAVERRLPEDALAEGRWKHNVHRGAEAVGVDFDADLRALAEDAAAALDVDWLGVDILVAGDRAVVNETNARPTVDTATKYEPGFYDRLADLIRARA; this is translated from the coding sequence GTGAGCGAGACGCTTTGCCTCGCCGTCGCCACGGACGCCGAAACGCTGTCGCGCGTCCGCGGCCCCCTCGCCGAGCGCGGTATCGAGGCCGAACACGTGCCGACCTCGGAGCGGACGCTGTCGCTCGATGCCGACCTCGGCGACTTCGACGTGGGGTTCGTCTTCCCCTCCAGACTCATGGAGGGCGGCGTCGCCGACGCCCTGCTCGGGGTGCCGTGGGTGAACGGCCGCGAGGCGATACTGCGGTCGCGCAACAAGGCCGGGGCGCTCGCGCGCCTGTCGCGGGCCGGCGTTCCGACGCCCGACTCCGTCCTCGTCTCGAACCCCGTCGGCGAGGCCGACCTCCGCGAGGCGTGGACCCGGTTCGACCCGCCGGTCGTCGTGAAGCCCAACTCCACGACGCGCGGCACGGGCATCGCGAAGGCGGCGGACCTCGACTCGTTCCTCGGCATCGCGGACTACCTCGACCTGGTCCACGACTACCGCGCGACGGGCGACCGCTCGTACCTCGTCCAGGAGTACCTCCCGGACGCGCGCGACTACCGCGCGATGACCGTCGAGGGCGAGTACGTCGGTGCCGTCGAGCGCCGCCTCCCCGAGGACGCGCTCGCCGAGGGGCGGTGGAAACACAACGTCCACCGCGGCGCGGAGGCCGTCGGGGTCGACTTCGACGCCGACCTGCGCGCGCTCGCGGAGGACGCGGCCGCGGCGCTCGACGTGGACTGGCTGGGCGTCGATATCCTCGTCGCGGGCGACCGCGCCGTCGTCAACGAGACGAACGCCCGCCCCACGGTGGACACGGCGACGAAGTACGAACCGGGCTTCTACGACCGCCTCGCCGACCTGATCCGCGCGCGCGCCTGA
- a CDS encoding CDP-2,3-bis-(O-geranylgeranyl)-sn-glycerol synthase, with product MVVETVAVAVWTMLPAYVPNNAAVLVGGGPPIDGGRTYDGKRLLGDGKTWRGTAGGTLAGVLVAVAANLAAPAVETATGLDLPSFPLHAAVALAFGAMLGDVLASLLKRRTGRRRGASFPLLDQLDFVVVALALAFLVAPAWAGGVFTLPVVVAVLVVTPVLHLTTNAGAYLLGLKEEPY from the coding sequence ATGGTAGTCGAGACGGTCGCCGTCGCCGTGTGGACGATGCTGCCCGCGTACGTCCCCAACAACGCGGCGGTGCTCGTCGGCGGCGGGCCGCCCATCGACGGCGGGCGCACCTACGACGGGAAGCGCCTCCTCGGCGACGGCAAGACGTGGCGCGGGACGGCCGGCGGCACGCTCGCGGGCGTCCTCGTCGCGGTCGCGGCGAACCTCGCGGCCCCGGCCGTCGAAACCGCGACCGGCCTCGACCTCCCCTCGTTCCCCCTCCACGCGGCCGTCGCGCTGGCGTTCGGCGCGATGCTCGGCGACGTCCTCGCGTCGCTCCTCAAGCGCCGGACGGGCCGACGGCGCGGCGCGTCCTTCCCGCTGCTCGACCAGCTGGACTTCGTCGTCGTCGCGCTGGCGCTCGCCTTCCTCGTCGCGCCCGCGTGGGCTGGCGGGGTGTTCACGCTCCCCGTCGTCGTCGCGGTGCTCGTCGTCACGCCGGTGCTCCACCTGACGACGAACGCGGGGGCGTACCTGCTCGGGCTGAAGGAGGAGCCGTACTAA
- a CDS encoding DedA family protein, translating to MQADIGAFLRNAVNEATPVLRDVFDSEFALLVLLGVFLLEGAMLLYFVPSEGIVPAAVLLVGTDPVDLALVLGVAVLGATVGQFALFTAAKRLGRERLLAKRWFRIDDDKLARFDGWFDRWGPVVVPVSNSLLFTRGMLTVPAGLAEMDDRRFLALSALGTLSFECLLAAVTLFLLGGA from the coding sequence CTGCAGGCCGATATCGGGGCGTTCCTCCGGAACGCCGTGAACGAGGCGACCCCCGTCCTCCGCGACGTCTTCGACTCGGAGTTCGCCCTGCTGGTCCTGCTGGGAGTGTTCCTCCTCGAAGGGGCGATGCTGCTCTACTTCGTCCCGAGCGAGGGTATCGTTCCGGCGGCCGTCCTCCTCGTCGGAACCGACCCGGTCGACCTCGCGCTCGTCCTCGGCGTCGCGGTTCTGGGCGCGACGGTCGGCCAGTTCGCGCTGTTCACCGCCGCGAAGCGACTGGGACGCGAGCGCCTGCTCGCGAAGCGGTGGTTCCGCATCGACGACGACAAACTGGCGCGCTTCGACGGCTGGTTCGACCGCTGGGGTCCGGTCGTCGTCCCCGTCTCGAACTCGCTGCTGTTCACCCGCGGGATGCTCACCGTGCCGGCCGGTCTCGCGGAGATGGACGACCGCCGGTTCCTCGCGCTGTCGGCGCTCGGCACGCTCTCGTTCGAGTGTCTGCTCGCGGCCGTGACGCTGTTCCTCCTCGGCGGCGCGTGA
- the hemB gene encoding porphobilinogen synthase has translation MDITDRPRRLRADGVRDLVSETRLAPADFVVPVFVDATTDERVPIESMPGHERVPVDEAVARVEEVLETGVESVMLFGIPESKDAEGSRAWAEDGVVQRATRAIKAETDAYVIADLCLCEYTDHGHCGVLEPDAAEDPDLTVRNDATLERYAETARSQAAAGADMIAPSGMMDGQVAAIRAGLDEGGFEHVPIMAYAAKYASAFYGPFRDAADGAPAFGDRRHYQMDPANRREAMREVRLDAEQGADALMVKPALPYLDVVRDVRESFDRPVAAYNVSGEYAMLHAAAEKGWLDLDAAARESLLSIKRAGADLIVTYFGERVARDL, from the coding sequence ATGGACATCACCGACCGCCCGCGCCGCCTGCGCGCGGACGGCGTGCGCGACCTCGTCTCGGAGACGCGCCTCGCCCCCGCGGACTTCGTCGTCCCGGTGTTCGTGGACGCGACGACGGACGAGCGGGTCCCCATCGAGTCGATGCCGGGCCACGAGCGCGTGCCCGTCGACGAGGCGGTCGCCCGCGTCGAGGAGGTGCTCGAAACGGGCGTCGAGTCCGTGATGCTGTTCGGCATCCCCGAGTCGAAGGACGCCGAGGGGTCGCGCGCGTGGGCCGAGGACGGCGTCGTCCAGCGCGCCACGAGAGCGATCAAAGCCGAGACGGACGCGTACGTCATCGCGGACCTGTGTCTCTGTGAGTACACCGACCACGGCCACTGCGGCGTCCTCGAACCCGACGCGGCCGAGGACCCGGACCTCACCGTCCGCAACGACGCGACGCTGGAGCGGTACGCGGAGACGGCCCGCTCGCAGGCCGCCGCGGGCGCGGACATGATAGCGCCCTCGGGGATGATGGACGGGCAGGTCGCGGCCATCCGCGCGGGCCTCGACGAGGGCGGCTTCGAGCACGTCCCCATCATGGCCTACGCCGCCAAGTACGCCTCCGCGTTCTACGGGCCGTTCCGCGACGCGGCGGACGGTGCGCCCGCCTTCGGCGACCGCCGCCACTACCAGATGGACCCCGCGAACCGCCGCGAGGCGATGCGGGAGGTCCGCCTCGACGCCGAGCAGGGGGCGGACGCGCTCATGGTCAAGCCCGCGCTCCCCTACCTCGACGTGGTGCGCGACGTGCGCGAGTCGTTCGACCGCCCGGTGGCGGCCTACAACGTCTCCGGCGAGTACGCGATGCTCCACGCCGCCGCCGAGAAGGGGTGGCTGGACCTCGACGCCGCCGCCCGCGAGTCGCTGCTGTCCATCAAGCGCGCCGGCGCGGACCTGATCGTGACCTACTTCGGCGAGCGGGTCGCGCGCGACCTGTAG
- a CDS encoding ammonium transporter: MYEVLAQADVGTLVDAVNTTWALTVAFLIFFMQPGFALLEAGQVRAKNVGNVLMKNMTDWTLGVLAYFLVGYGVAGIVGPLTSGRAIQDPFAYMANPEGWVTWLVGAVFAMTAATIVSGAVAGRMNFTAYVFVAAVMTAIIYPVSEGITWWGGLLAINEGAPNGFVADAIGVGYLDFAGATVVHMLGGLAGLVGAYMVGPREGRYDENGNSQAIPGHSMLLAVLGTLILAFGWFGFNVGTSSIMGGDGAVLSAQLGRVALNTTLGMGAGGVAAMIVSAAWQGKPDPLWTANGLLAGLVAVTGAVPHVSWVGGIVLGALAGALVLPTFRWVVDSLKIDDVCGVFVVHGSAGAIGTILIPVFSTSGFSATQLAMQVVGVAVIGLWAVVATAVTFAIADALFGLRVSEQEEEEGLDLSEHGVSAYPEFVGESGGSNAGAVTTDGGRVETDGGVPVADDTAAANGGDAE, encoded by the coding sequence ATGTACGAAGTGCTGGCGCAGGCGGACGTGGGGACGTTGGTCGACGCCGTCAACACGACGTGGGCGCTGACGGTCGCGTTCCTCATCTTCTTCATGCAGCCGGGGTTCGCCCTGCTCGAAGCCGGGCAGGTCCGCGCGAAGAACGTGGGGAACGTCCTGATGAAGAACATGACCGACTGGACGCTCGGCGTGCTGGCGTACTTCCTCGTCGGCTACGGGGTCGCCGGCATCGTCGGCCCGCTGACCAGCGGGCGCGCGATTCAGGACCCGTTCGCCTACATGGCCAACCCCGAGGGGTGGGTGACGTGGCTCGTGGGCGCGGTGTTCGCGATGACGGCGGCGACCATCGTCTCGGGGGCGGTCGCCGGTCGCATGAACTTCACCGCGTACGTCTTCGTGGCGGCCGTGATGACCGCGATCATCTACCCCGTCTCGGAGGGTATCACCTGGTGGGGCGGTCTGCTGGCGATAAACGAGGGCGCGCCCAACGGGTTCGTCGCGGACGCCATCGGCGTCGGCTACCTCGACTTCGCGGGGGCGACGGTCGTCCACATGCTCGGCGGCCTCGCGGGGCTCGTGGGCGCGTACATGGTCGGGCCGCGTGAGGGACGCTACGACGAGAACGGCAACAGCCAGGCCATCCCCGGCCACTCGATGCTGCTCGCGGTGCTGGGGACGCTCATCCTCGCGTTCGGCTGGTTCGGCTTCAACGTCGGTACCTCCTCCATCATGGGCGGCGACGGGGCCGTCCTGAGCGCCCAGCTGGGCCGCGTCGCGCTCAACACCACGCTCGGCATGGGCGCCGGCGGGGTCGCGGCGATGATCGTCTCCGCCGCGTGGCAGGGTAAGCCCGACCCGCTGTGGACCGCGAACGGCCTGCTGGCCGGCCTCGTGGCCGTCACGGGCGCGGTGCCGCACGTCTCGTGGGTCGGCGGCATCGTCCTCGGCGCGCTCGCCGGGGCGCTCGTCCTGCCGACGTTCCGCTGGGTCGTCGACTCGCTGAAGATCGACGACGTCTGCGGCGTCTTCGTCGTCCACGGGAGCGCGGGTGCCATCGGGACCATCCTGATCCCGGTGTTCTCGACCTCCGGCTTCTCCGCGACCCAGCTGGCGATGCAGGTCGTCGGCGTCGCGGTCATCGGCCTGTGGGCGGTCGTCGCCACGGCCGTCACCTTCGCCATCGCCGACGCGCTGTTCGGCCTGCGCGTCAGCGAGCAGGAGGAGGAGGAGGGGCTCGACCTCTCCGAACACGGCGTCTCGGCGTACCCCGAGTTCGTCGGCGAGAGCGGCGGTTCGAACGCGGGCGCGGTCACCACCGACGGCGGCCGCGTGGAGACGGACGGCGGCGTTCCGGTCGCGGACGACACCGCCGCGGCCAACGGGGGTGACGCCGAATGA